In Camelina sativa cultivar DH55 chromosome 17, Cs, whole genome shotgun sequence, the genomic stretch ccaaaacgtTTACAAATCTCTCCATGAAATAGCCACTTGATAatcgttacaaaataaaaatccacaCGTTAAGCAAACATCTAACATACCTGACTCTAATTAAtacataaccttttttttttgttttttggtcaaaaatacATAACTATAACAATTTGCAATAATGGTGTGATTATTAGAACTTATAAGTAAGAAAATAACTTATATTTCAACTCTCCAGTAGACCAAATCAAATCATTAGAGGTGTAGTGGCACTGCCAGTTGACCAGATATACGTGTCAATTCTTGACCGAATATttttagtcaattgtgtgttcTAAggattaaattattatattatatactaaatatgtgtaaatatgtgtgtatataatatgtttgacaaaaaaaaatgtgtgtatataatataagcTTATCGTACTTTACATTATTGAAATATTGAAGGTGTAAAATATGCAAATTAGAACGTATCAACGAAAGTATATTAAAACGAACATGATGTTCCCTAAATATGTAGTTTCAGGGAAGTTACGGTCCAGCAAGTCATATATTGCGTGTTTTATCGAGTTTCGTGGAAGTGGAGTTGTTTAATTTACTATACTATcttgatcttgtttttttttttccttttggtttgAGTTAAGACTAGTCTTCCGATGAATGTTCGTTGAAAGTcgaataaaaagacaaaataaaagtaaatacatacatatacaaataaattctcgacaaaaacagaaaaatttagatacatacataatatattcacataaatacaaaaaattggtggatttctttctttttgcagtTCAAATGGCAATTAGTgtttttcgggttttttttttgtgatgttttAAAATGTAGTTAATCGTCTGTGTAAAAAGATAAGCAAAAGCCTCGTAGCCTGTAGGTGGTTACTACTTAGTACTTACTATTGTTTGGGTCATTGGGTGTCACTTTGTCGTTATATTATAACACTTTTGATTTATTGGGGGATATACATTGAATAAAATACTCATGTTCAAACTCTCACAACAACCATATCAGACAACACAAATAGAGGATTGATATCAAACATCGTTTATTTTAGTACATAATGAAtaacataaaagaaataaaacttcAACGGTTCATGCCGCCTTGGAAGACCGGAGCACCCATCGCCACACCTCCTTGGTTCTGTCTCTCCACGTTACCGGCCCATCCTAAAAATTAATaccacatttttttaaaaacgaatgTCAATGTTTTTTGCGATTGCAATAAAGAAACctaatgtaaaaaaagaaaagaataagccGTAtgtataaaaaagaagaaataaataccAAGACTCATATCGAAACCACGGTGCTTGAGTTCACGGTATTGTTGGGTCAAAGCACAGGGCTCACAGAAGAAATGTTTAAGGCAATCTCCACAATCATCACCTCTAATATTGTATTGAGCTCTCATCTTTTTACGATAGAAACACGAGTAGATACATCCACAACCGGTTATTGCGGTTATCAACGCGTATAGTGCTCCAGCCGTACCACACgctgaaaattaatttataaacccCCAATTATTCATCTTTATCTGTTAAAATTTGACAAAGCTTTCTCATATATAATACCGTGTGTTATGACAAAACTTACTGGTGGATCCTTGATCGACAATGTCAGCTACTTGGCCGAATGTAATACATGGACACCAGAACGCCATACAAACTGTCCATTCATTTTTGcgagatatatattaattaagatttttttttttttcacttgtttCAGCTTTTACGTAGACAAATACAAGTaaatgtgtgaaaaaaaaatgggtgAAAAGATTAATTACAGTTGGGGCAGTTGGAGGAGCAGTCACAGAAGCCTGTGGACCATTCCCCTTCGGCATGAGGCTTGGCATGAAGATGTTGAGCTTCCatggagggagagagaaagagagagagcttgagtgagagagagactaACTTTTAGTTAATAGAGAAAATGTGTTTAAGGTTTTGTAACAAAGGAAGAAGGATGCTTGTGTATTTATAAGGACGTCATTTTGGTTCCATTATTTTTTAACTCGTCTCAACTTGTTTTATCTACATAGTAGCCATCACCGTCTACTTTACTATTTCCTTGACTTTTACCAAGcctttctagtttttttttttataattaaggaatatatatcaatttttagaGGATAATGTGAGGGATGAGGTATGCGAAACAAAttaactacaagtctacaaacaaacaaactgttTTCCCTATTtctcacgaaaaaaaaaaagttattttttagaCTTAGCATCATTACAAATGActcaaaattttacaatgataatTATTACTTTAAGCGCTACTTCTAAGCTAACTAGTCATTATTTGttactatttaaaatatatcttataataactaataaacGATTTACACTGTAGAAAAGTTTCGTTTTTAGATTTATTACTTTGAATTTTTCTAATCCGATCACtgtatacatttttaaaataaagtctTTCATCTAAGCAGTCAACAATTCATTTATAGCACGAACGAACGAAGCTCaagttaactttttcttttaagtataGACAGAATAAGTGATTTTAGATTTacattttaatgaatttttatcaTAACTTTTTACTAGTGCTATTAATactaaccaaaatcaaaaatctaTCATTTAAAACAGTTACGAAAATAGTGCTATCCTAATGTGCTATTAGTAAgcatttttcttgtagtgcaagtttttttttttttttttggaaaaattctCAATAGGTTGAAGTATTCAGAGTGATAATCATAaacttgatgattttttttttgtttctcaagcTTTTTCTCCAAAACGTTTACAAATCTCTCCATGAAATAGCTACTTGATAatcgttacaaaataaaaatccacaCGTACGTTAAGCAAAAATCTAACATACCTGACTCTAATCGATACATAAATTTGCAAAAATGGTGTAgttattataacttataagttagcaagaaaaataatttaaaatagatgaaaataaagaaaaatagctCAAGTCGACCGTATCAATTCTATATTTAATTACGACAACGATGAAATCATATAGAAGATGTATAATTGCACGCAAGTGACTATTTCCCCCTTTGACCGATATTGTTTTCAAAAGACTGCTAATATGATTTTCAATTTAATCATTATTTCCAGGTCCCCTCCCCCCACCAAATCATTTTGCAAATTAATTTGTGTTCTAGTTTTTTGTATATTAGTAATAAATAGGAAacctttgatcaaaaaaaaaaaaggtaatatggaaacaaaaaaaaaacatactactGATACGATGTTTATGCATTATTGAATAATGAACGTGTACAGATAgttaatatattcaaattattattttgtttgtcctAAAAATTTGTTTGCCTCATTTTAAACCTATTTTTTATTTCGACTAATTCtaactttacaatgaacaaatattaatataatgtttaatttaaataaGAACTTCCACCGATAAATCAAACTATTTAACTTCTAACAAAGTCACCACACTTAATGTTAATGATGAGGAATAACGTACGCTAATaccatgataaaaaaaaaatagaggagaaaaaagaaagacaagagcatataaaatattattaattgtttttgtgtaactttttcttgttatattttaatagttttgatACATTCGGATTATACATGGAAGGAATTACTCACGTCCAAAGATATGATCAACCTCGTTTTAATAGATATGACAAGTGAATTACATTCAGAAATTAATCCTAGCGGGTCATGCCGTCATGGACGACTGGAGCAGCCGCCGTCGCACCTTCTTGGTTCTGTTGCCTCTCAACGTTCCCCGCCCAACCTAAAAATACCACATCAAAAACGAATGTTAATGATGTGTTGCgattataataaacaaataaaatggaatgaaaataaaagagccaaataaaaaaatatatataccaagaTTCATATTGTAACCGCGCGCGGTGCTTGAGCTCGCGGTATAGTTGGGTCAAAGCACAGAGCTCACAGCAGCACCAGCAGAACCAGCAACAGCTACAATGTTTAAGGCAATCAACACAATTGTTACCACTAATGTTGTATTGAGCTCTCATCCTTTGACGATATAAACACGAGTAAATACATCCACCACAACCCGTGAATACATTTATCAACACGTATAATGCTCCAGCCACACCACACGCTGAAAATTATAAACCTCGTCACAGTTATTTATcattcattatattttattgCCTTGTTAAATTTGACAAAGCTTTCTCATACAATCATGTATTATAACTTTGTAAGTAACTTA encodes the following:
- the LOC104755796 gene encoding protein PLANT CADMIUM RESISTANCE 2-like, which produces MEAQHLHAKPHAEGEWSTGFCDCSSNCPNFCMAFWCPCITFGQVADIVDQGSTTCGTAGALYALITAITGCGCIYSCFYRKKMRAQYNIRGDDCGDCLKHFFCEPCALTQQYRELKHRGFDMSLGWAGNVERQNQGGVAMGAPVFQGGMNR